A part of Palaemon carinicauda isolate YSFRI2023 chromosome 8, ASM3689809v2, whole genome shotgun sequence genomic DNA contains:
- the LOC137645135 gene encoding uncharacterized protein, with product MYPEGALMDSIGNAPREDGEDKQLNMSDEDKDPDQDQEVLQYPKNIHQIQLHILPAASKDPCTPEQLTEAAKYAIRNTPAPNIYYTDGSLDRAIPAAAAAVVSPSGYRENWRLSNHASTLQTELVAIAKALEHSANLQYGNTTIHTDSRGAILALSNKETTENVYLITVIQFLALAHQSSNRKVTLNWVPSHIGISSNDEADHLAKSALICQTISITLQPSLKTIKNQMAAYCNIQKTSEVRQAFLDGSRSAKWYFEATNILPHPIARQTPRQDSVIICRLRLGYLCSWQIILDNGEDPATQHRPIRPCNYCDQDTEEPLQHYLLHCQETSLLRQDLNPNNPATATAIVRHIIANVDALSAFLRSYPPPR from the exons ATGTATCCTGAAGGGGCCCTTATGGATTCCATAGGCAATGCCCCCAGAGAAGATGGAGAGGACAAACAACTCAATATGTCAGATGAAGATAAGGACCCAGACCAAGATCAAGAGGTCCTACAATACcccaagaatataca CCAAATACAACTTcacatcctaccagcagcaagcaaagacccctgcacaccagagcaactcactgaagctgcaaagtatgcaatcaggaacacacctgcaccTAACATCTACTATACCGATGGATCACTGGACCGCGCAAtccctgcagcagctgctgcagttgtctctccatcaggatatagagaaaattggagactttctaaccatgcctccacactacaaactgagctagtggctattgcaaaagccctagaacactcagccAACCTACAatatggaaacacaacaatccatacagattccagaggagccatcctggccctcagcaacaaagaaaccacagagaatgtttatctcatTACAGTaatccaattcctagccttagCCCACCAAAGCAGCAACAGGAAAGTAACTTTGAATTGGGTTCCAAGCCACATCGGAATCTCTAGCAATgacgaggccgaccacctagccaaatcagccttaatatgccagaccataagcattactctgcaaccttcacttaaaaccatcaagaatcaaatggctgcctactgcaacatccaaaagactagcgaagtaaggcaAGCATttctagatggatcaagatctgcaaagtggtattttgaagctacaaacatattaccacacccaattgcaagacaaacaccacGCCAGGACTCTgtcatcatctgcagactgcgactgggatatctatgcagctggcaaatcatcCTGGACAACGgtgaagacccagcaacacagcatagaccaataagaccgtgcaattactgtgatcaagacacagaagaacctctacagcactacttACTGCACTGTCAGGAAAcgagcctacttcggcaggatctcaaccctaacaatcctgcaactgcaacagcaattgttaGACATATAATTGCCAATGTTGATGCCCTCtcggcctttctccgcagctaccctccaccaagataa